A stretch of Roseibium porphyridii DNA encodes these proteins:
- a CDS encoding ArnT family glycosyltransferase, with the protein MADETVKPKNQVEVSSDEQDASSEQTSVNDGQEQDTQTPLPKPKKPIWLHIFGHDITAPFLLLLLSLVLFVPGQWTVPPLDRDEPRFTQATKQMLETQDYIDIRFQEQARHKKPVGIYWLQAAAAKISGKDAEAPLWVYRLPSIIGSTISVLAAFWLARAFMGPAGALLVGGFTALAIIVGVEARLAKTDAVLLATIIIAQGALARIWLKQQSQRLWTLSFVFWTAFAASILIKGPVGPMVIGLTIVGLMAMKRQFAWFRAASPLVGLVWTILLVSPWLVAIWIATDGAFFTEAIGKDLLGKVREGQESHGAPPLTHLGAMLGVFWPLPAFFLIALPLIWRERKSPLVVFATAWFLPSWVIFELVATKLPHYTMPLLPALALPVAAALIEGAGANSKKSVRWVAAILLAVPAVGLAVASFAGPFVLGTWPSPPGAVIVALGAMFAVAAASRILRGPALYSLPAVTMAAVCAAIGVWGFVGPALTPIWVSPRLVAALDEVPGCADASRRQVVTSGFHEPSFIFLEGTGTKIISPKNAAEFLNEAASAEKGSCRIAVIESREEAAFLAASKEIGLVPEVRKRVDGLNINGGDDVDIALYQNVKAVTGTEESDAEQQ; encoded by the coding sequence ATGGCAGATGAAACTGTAAAGCCGAAGAACCAGGTAGAGGTCTCTTCCGACGAGCAAGATGCATCGTCTGAGCAAACGTCAGTAAACGACGGTCAAGAACAAGACACTCAAACGCCACTTCCAAAACCGAAGAAGCCGATTTGGCTGCACATTTTTGGTCACGATATCACCGCACCGTTTCTGCTTCTGCTGTTGTCTCTCGTGCTGTTTGTTCCCGGTCAATGGACAGTTCCACCCCTAGATCGTGACGAGCCGCGCTTTACTCAGGCAACAAAGCAAATGCTTGAGACGCAGGACTACATCGATATTCGCTTCCAGGAACAGGCCCGCCACAAGAAACCCGTCGGCATCTATTGGCTACAGGCTGCGGCAGCAAAGATATCCGGCAAGGATGCCGAGGCCCCGCTGTGGGTCTATCGGTTGCCGTCGATAATAGGTTCGACCATTAGCGTTCTCGCTGCATTTTGGCTCGCTCGTGCGTTTATGGGGCCAGCCGGCGCGTTGCTTGTGGGAGGGTTTACGGCGCTTGCTATCATTGTGGGTGTTGAAGCAAGGCTAGCGAAGACTGACGCCGTGCTACTGGCAACAATCATCATTGCGCAAGGGGCTCTGGCGCGGATTTGGCTGAAGCAGCAGAGCCAGCGATTGTGGACGCTGAGTTTTGTTTTTTGGACAGCATTTGCCGCAAGTATCCTGATCAAGGGGCCTGTCGGCCCGATGGTCATCGGTCTTACAATTGTCGGTCTAATGGCCATGAAGCGTCAGTTTGCCTGGTTCAGGGCTGCTTCTCCGCTCGTCGGCCTTGTCTGGACTATCCTGCTCGTCTCACCCTGGTTGGTTGCCATCTGGATAGCAACAGACGGAGCCTTCTTCACCGAAGCGATCGGAAAGGACCTTCTTGGCAAGGTTCGAGAAGGGCAGGAAAGCCACGGAGCGCCGCCGCTAACACATCTTGGCGCGATGCTGGGCGTGTTCTGGCCGTTGCCGGCATTCTTCCTGATTGCGTTGCCTTTGATCTGGCGCGAGCGGAAAAGCCCGCTGGTGGTATTTGCAACAGCATGGTTTCTGCCGAGTTGGGTAATCTTCGAGCTTGTCGCGACCAAATTGCCTCACTACACGATGCCGCTCTTGCCAGCGCTTGCCTTACCGGTTGCTGCTGCGCTGATTGAGGGGGCAGGGGCGAATTCCAAGAAATCGGTCCGCTGGGTTGCGGCGATACTTCTTGCGGTGCCTGCGGTTGGTCTGGCAGTGGCGTCATTTGCAGGTCCGTTTGTACTTGGCACCTGGCCATCGCCTCCGGGTGCCGTGATTGTCGCTCTTGGCGCAATGTTCGCAGTTGCAGCAGCTTCAAGGATCCTTCGTGGTCCTGCGCTCTATTCGTTGCCTGCGGTCACAATGGCCGCCGTCTGTGCTGCCATCGGCGTTTGGGGCTTTGTCGGTCCGGCACTCACACCGATCTGGGTAAGCCCACGCCTGGTGGCTGCGCTCGACGAGGTTCCTGGCTGCGCGGATGCTTCTCGCCGACAGGTCGTAACTTCTGGCTTTCACGAACCGAGTTTCATCTTCCTCGAGGGCACTGGAACAAAGATCATTTCACCCAAAAATGCGGCCGAATTTTTGAATGAAGCTGCATCTGCTGAAAAGGGATCTTGCCGGATTGCTGTCATAGAAAGCCGGGAAGAAGCTGCGTTTTTGGCGGCCTCCAAGGAGATTGGCCTTGTGCCCGAGGTTCGAAAAAGGGTAGACGGCCTCAATATCAATGGTGGCGATGACGTCGATATCGCGCTTTATCAGAATGTCAAAGCGGTCACAGGTACAGAAGAAAGCGATGCAGAACAGCAGTAA
- a CDS encoding phosphatase PAP2 family protein produces MQNSSNYVRHILARMRGNMRRAAILLSGRKGRAMQNRDPLPPGQRPQDILAVLLLTVGIAVVAFDIPTYPWLQSLPGEYRSAFRAVTDFGKADWILISTGVTCLFLLALDAGRYAFRLRMAIGSIFTYSAFIFYSVAATGLLAIAFKWSLGRARPKLYEEVGPVRFDFLAFDGTFTSFPSGHSTTVAALATSLAFIFPAYRWLIIAAAFWLAFSRVMVGAHYPSDVIAGTLLGMTFTFFTVRALARRRIGFHLSAAGKIEPNMNVRSASACVRAVWQVLRGQRGADRVPMEQSTAEQTERTSA; encoded by the coding sequence ATGCAGAACAGCAGTAATTATGTCCGGCATATTCTTGCACGCATGCGCGGGAACATGCGTCGGGCTGCTATCCTGCTTTCCGGTCGAAAAGGCCGGGCGATGCAGAACCGTGACCCTTTGCCGCCTGGACAAAGACCTCAGGACATCCTGGCTGTGTTGCTGCTGACCGTCGGGATTGCAGTGGTGGCATTCGATATTCCGACCTATCCCTGGCTACAGTCTCTGCCGGGTGAATACAGATCAGCATTCCGTGCTGTTACCGATTTCGGCAAGGCAGACTGGATACTAATCAGTACTGGTGTGACGTGCCTGTTTCTCCTGGCTCTGGACGCCGGCCGGTATGCCTTCCGGCTGCGAATGGCAATCGGGTCGATTTTCACCTACAGCGCCTTCATCTTTTATTCCGTTGCCGCAACAGGCCTGTTGGCGATTGCCTTCAAGTGGTCGCTCGGACGTGCACGGCCAAAACTCTATGAGGAAGTAGGGCCGGTTCGGTTCGATTTTCTGGCGTTCGATGGAACCTTCACGAGTTTTCCTTCCGGTCACTCGACCACAGTCGCAGCGCTGGCAACTTCGTTGGCTTTCATTTTTCCGGCCTATCGCTGGCTGATCATAGCGGCTGCTTTCTGGCTCGCTTTCAGCCGGGTCATGGTTGGTGCTCACTATCCAAGCGATGTCATCGCCGGAACGTTGCTCGGTATGACCTTCACATTCTTCACTGTCCGCGCCTTGGCACGACGCAGGATCGGCTTTCATCTGTCTGCTGCCGGAAAAATAGAACCGAACATGAATGTCAGGTCCGCCAGCGCTTGCGTGCGGGCAGTGTGGCAGGTTCTGCGTGGTCAACGCGGGGCTGATCGCGTTCCGATGGAGCAGTCGACGGCAGAGCAGACGGAACGGACAAGCGCATGA
- a CDS encoding phosphodiesterase — protein MTLIAHMTDLHLRPRGLACYRVSDTNMFAERAIRCLKSLDPQPDALVITGDLTDRSDPREYAVARELLSRLDMPVFLLPGNHDSTSGMRREMSSFPGISETGDGKICYTAKIGDVQLIALDSHLPGSPKGELGPWQLAWLDSRLKETQVPTLLALHHPPALSGIVHMDNMGLVDADALAEVIAPHAHVERIICGHLHRPIIASFAGKVMTLAPSTGHQVVLDLTENGPALFNFEPPAYFLHYHSEATGVVSHMAYVEAFPGPHHFFADEGVVWPGDEA, from the coding sequence ATGACTTTGATTGCCCATATGACCGACCTGCACCTGAGACCAAGAGGCCTGGCGTGCTATCGGGTTTCAGACACGAACATGTTTGCCGAACGAGCCATTAGGTGTTTGAAGTCTCTTGATCCACAACCGGATGCTCTTGTCATAACCGGGGATCTGACCGACCGAAGCGACCCGCGTGAATATGCCGTTGCACGAGAACTGCTCTCCCGTCTCGACATGCCGGTCTTCCTTCTGCCTGGAAATCACGACAGCACCAGTGGCATGCGGCGTGAAATGAGCAGTTTTCCCGGGATCTCCGAAACGGGCGACGGCAAGATCTGCTACACCGCAAAAATTGGCGATGTTCAGTTGATCGCACTGGACAGCCATTTGCCTGGAAGTCCTAAGGGTGAGCTGGGTCCCTGGCAACTGGCATGGCTGGACTCCCGTTTGAAGGAAACGCAGGTTCCAACACTGCTTGCCCTGCACCATCCACCGGCACTCTCCGGCATCGTTCACATGGACAACATGGGTCTGGTTGACGCGGACGCTCTGGCGGAGGTCATAGCGCCACATGCCCATGTTGAAAGGATCATCTGTGGTCACCTTCACAGGCCAATCATTGCCAGTTTTGCCGGAAAGGTGATGACGCTTGCTCCCAGCACCGGTCATCAAGTCGTTCTCGACCTGACAGAAAACGGGCCAGCCTTGTTCAATTTCGAGCCCCCAGCCTATTTTCTTCACTACCATTCTGAAGCGACGGGAGTGGTTTCTCACATGGCATATGTTGAGGCGTTCCCTGGCCCCCATCATTTCTTTGCCGATGAAGGTGTTG